Proteins from a single region of Candidatus Saccharibacteria bacterium:
- a CDS encoding FAD-dependent oxidoreductase — protein MLYDVIIVGAGAAGLAAAQELRKQNITNVLVIDAQDYVGGRIKTWYGWGMPIEIGAEFIHGDHTATWQYVEELNLATIRADGAVRLVDKNGHSMSAEQKQAYDAIMESLAQSGAKGISVADHIAANKDIAPIIKQLAEISVGDYEGGDAASLDSGAFADMLRETKDNGENFIPVGGYQPIVKRLAKNLLVRLQAVVKAIDYHEQGVAITLTNGEVLYAKKCIVTVSLGVLKSGDITFSPALPAKFQQSVKKLGMGNAMKLILRFRDAELARELFNYADGESAALQTITNWWSSAADPHVLVGYCGGSRAAAVLMMDPQDLIANIMADLGAIVGRDLQDDIVAYKIARWDNNPFTKGAYSNHPVGASLSDHTALTEPISERLFFAGEATALNGNYATVHGAIESGWRAAKDVVKTLE, from the coding sequence ATGCTATACGACGTTATTATTGTTGGAGCTGGTGCGGCGGGCCTCGCGGCAGCGCAAGAATTACGCAAGCAAAACATAACGAATGTCTTGGTTATTGATGCCCAAGACTATGTTGGCGGGCGAATTAAAACATGGTACGGCTGGGGTATGCCTATCGAGATTGGCGCCGAATTTATTCATGGTGATCACACAGCAACATGGCAGTATGTTGAGGAGCTTAACCTCGCTACTATTCGGGCAGATGGCGCGGTGCGCTTGGTTGATAAAAATGGTCACAGTATGTCAGCTGAACAAAAGCAAGCGTACGACGCTATCATGGAATCATTGGCGCAAAGTGGCGCGAAAGGAATCTCGGTAGCAGATCATATCGCCGCAAATAAAGACATAGCGCCTATCATAAAACAGCTTGCCGAGATCTCGGTTGGCGATTACGAAGGTGGTGATGCCGCCAGCCTAGATAGCGGCGCGTTTGCCGATATGTTGCGTGAAACCAAAGACAATGGCGAAAACTTTATTCCCGTAGGTGGCTATCAGCCTATTGTGAAGCGCCTGGCAAAAAATCTTCTTGTCCGTCTTCAGGCAGTAGTGAAAGCGATCGATTACCATGAACAGGGTGTTGCGATTACCCTGACAAATGGCGAAGTGTTGTATGCGAAAAAATGCATAGTTACTGTCTCTCTTGGGGTTTTGAAAAGTGGCGACATCACCTTTTCTCCCGCGTTGCCAGCAAAATTTCAGCAGAGTGTTAAAAAGCTTGGTATGGGAAACGCCATGAAGTTAATTCTTCGGTTTCGTGATGCGGAACTTGCGCGCGAACTATTTAATTACGCCGATGGCGAAAGCGCCGCGCTACAAACAATCACCAACTGGTGGTCGAGCGCCGCCGATCCACATGTTCTTGTGGGCTACTGCGGTGGCAGCAGAGCCGCGGCGGTTTTAATGATGGACCCGCAGGATCTTATTGCAAACATAATGGCCGATCTTGGCGCTATCGTTGGCCGAGACCTGCAAGATGATATCGTGGCGTATAAAATTGCGCGCTGGGACAACAACCCATTTACCAAGGGTGCTTATAGTAATCACCCTGTCGGCGCTTCGCTAAGTGACCACACCGCACTAACAGAGCCAATCAGCGAGCGCTTGTTCTTTGCCGGCGAAGCCACTGCTTTAAACGGTAATTATGCAACGGTTCATGGTGCAATAGAGAGCGGTTGGCGTGCGGCCAAAGACGTGGTTAAAACTCTCGAGTAA